In one window of Macrobrachium rosenbergii isolate ZJJX-2024 chromosome 27, ASM4041242v1, whole genome shotgun sequence DNA:
- the LOC136853298 gene encoding ionotropic receptor 21a-like, with translation MWWTEMFRQEIFIANGFTEAADEEGDTNTTLSKFLETIATARKLRRLSRNELVVVVSANVEFVKSFAEYSLKGRLLVWSSRFILVTKLPVLNLQQLLMNHWTFLMMNAMAINSEMILGRTRWSVYTAMPYSPKGKQITRVASWTQDKGLKFLTSFGVFPEKFTNFYGAEVNISVLTYSPYWTTTQTTNSDGTVTESYKGSDAMFMAAIAKALNFKIYNVPAESWDDVAKKVHERKAFMSPIVHFVFPQRMDRYDYSYPYELAPMVFCASKPALKPSWQSLYYPFAGDVWLAILIVLILFPVVLLMSLSNKLSAADSFRVLTTSWLVFAFIIGTAYRGNLTAWLTLPKYPPRAETISDLIRVADRVTSPPYGEEFRTFFQQSSSPEFKRLAQLMDVGPTVLEGLQRASNSREAYLDEKRYIEHNIARHFTRADGSTGLYLGRESILPGLAAWPMSFDAPFRPQIDSLMMAVLEAGLYNKWSADTIEEARLEGQKQKKREEKINNEDGGNSTANQALTITHMQGLFILLLSGLLMATLSFITELFIVKFYGKP, from the exons ATGTGGTGGACT GAGATGTTCAGGCAAGAAATTTTCATAGCCAACGGATTTACTGAAGCTGCAGATGAGGAAGGCGACACTAATACAACTCTTTCGAAGTTCCTTGAAACAATCGCGACGGCTCGGAAG TTACGACGACTTTCAAGGAATGAACTGGTTGTCGTGGTGAGTGCAAACGTCGAGTTCGTCAAATCCTTCGCCGAATATTCCCTGAAAGGACGACTTCTAGTGTGGTCTTCTAGGTTCATTTTGGTCACAAAGCTTCCTGTGTTAAATCTTCAGCAACTCTTGATGAACCACTGGACGTTCCTCATGATGAACGCAATGGCAATTAATTCCGAGATGATTCTCGGGAGGACCAG GTGGAGTGTTTATACAGCGATGCCATACAGCCCAAAGGGGAAACAGATTACCCGTGTAGCTTCATGGACGCAAGACAAGGGGCTAAAATTCCTTACTAGTTTTGGcgtttttccagagaaatttacaAA CTTCTACGGCGCAGAGGTCAACATCTCAGTCCTGACTTATTCTCCCTACTGGACAACCACTCAGACCACGAATTCCGACGGCACTGTCACTGAATCCTACAAAGGGAGCGACGCCATGTTTATGGCTGCCATAGCAAAGGCTCTGAACTTCAAGATCTACAACGTTCCTGCAGAGTCCTGGGATGAC GTCGCTAAGAAAGTCCACGAACGAAAGGCCTTCATGTCCCCCATCGTGCATTTCGTGTTTCCGCAACGCATGGACCGTTACGACTACTCGTACCCGTATGAACTCGCCCCCATGGTGTTCTGCGCGTCGAAGCCTGCCCTCAAACCGAGCTGGCAAAGTCTCTATTACCCTTTTGCAGGCGATGTTTGGCTGGCCATATTAATTGTCTTGATCCTTTTCCCTGTCGTGTTACTAATG TCTCTCTCAAACAAGTTATCCGCGGCCGATTCCTTCAGGGTGTTAACGACTTCCTGGCTCGTTTTCGCCTTCATCATTGGAACGGCTTACAGAGGAAACCTAACGGCGTGGCTGACATTGCCGAAATACCCACCAAGGGCGGAAACGATTAGCGACCTAATCAGGGTTGCTGACAG AGTAACATCGCCACCTTACGGAGAGGAATTTCGTACATTTTTCCAGCAATCTAGTTCGCCTGAATTCAAAAGACTTGCCCAGTTAATGGACGTTGGGCCGACTGTCTTGGAGGGCTTGCAGAGAGCCTCTAACAGCAG gGAAGCATACTTAGACGAGAAACGCTACATCGAGCACAACATCGCCAGGCATTTCACCCGAGCTGACGGCAGCACAGGACTCTATCTCGGCCGAGAAAGCATCCTGCCCGGACTGGCTGCCTGGCCTATGTCCTTCGACGCGCCTTTCAGACCGCAGATAGATAGTCTCATGATGGCTGTGCTAGAG GCAGGTTTGTACAATAAGTGGAGTGCTGACACAATAGAGGAAGCGAGACTTGAAGGACAGAAACAAAAGAAgcgagaagaaaaaattaataatgaggATGGCGGTAACTCAACGGCTAACCAGGCACTCACCATCACCCACATGCAAGGGCTGTTCATCTTACTCCTCTCGGGACTTCTTATGGCCACACTGTCTTTCATAACTGAACTGTTCATCGTAAAATTCTATGGAAAACCGTAA